A part of Eubacterium sp. AB3007 genomic DNA contains:
- the tsaB gene encoding tRNA (adenosine(37)-N6)-threonylcarbamoyltransferase complex dimerization subunit type 1 TsaB, giving the protein MYILGIETTGPVGSVALYDLDDDRPIAQKTTEEPMGHLRNLMAMASDLLEEAGAVPSDIQLVACSVGPGSYTGIRIGVTSARAIAQALGVPCVPVGALDQFRQVAMRTRHPLAVIFNARRGQVYGAVYRYEEQERTLEYDAVVKVPVVVDVLPPGPYMLTDVLEKTADLPGVVFYGDGVDAYREQLEGMTLAPETERYPSAALTVRAAIAEVLHAAEAAAAPGELEPGTTTFRELLPRYMRETEAEQKLKDGTLAKLRAAKMAKFRSR; this is encoded by the coding sequence ATGTACATTTTAGGGATAGAGACGACCGGCCCGGTGGGGTCGGTGGCGCTATACGATCTGGACGATGATCGTCCGATCGCTCAGAAAACCACAGAAGAACCCATGGGACATCTGCGGAATCTTATGGCGATGGCCTCTGATCTGCTGGAGGAGGCAGGAGCGGTCCCATCGGACATCCAGCTGGTGGCCTGCTCGGTGGGGCCTGGGTCCTACACAGGGATCCGCATCGGAGTCACCAGTGCCAGAGCCATTGCACAGGCTCTGGGCGTGCCCTGCGTACCTGTCGGCGCGCTGGACCAGTTTCGGCAGGTGGCCATGCGGACAAGGCATCCGTTGGCGGTGATCTTCAACGCCCGCCGCGGTCAGGTGTACGGGGCGGTGTATCGGTATGAGGAGCAGGAGAGAACGCTGGAGTACGATGCAGTCGTCAAAGTTCCGGTGGTGGTGGACGTGTTGCCGCCAGGTCCGTATATGCTTACCGATGTACTGGAGAAGACAGCGGATCTTCCGGGTGTGGTCTTCTATGGGGATGGCGTAGACGCCTACCGGGAGCAGCTGGAAGGCATGACGCTGGCCCCGGAGACGGAACGATATCCATCGGCGGCATTGACGGTGCGTGCAGCGATCGCAGAGGTGCTGCACGCGGCGGAGGCAGCCGCCGCGCCTGGGGAACTCGAGCCCGGCACCACCACCTTCAGGGAACTTCTTCCCCGTTACATGCGGGAGACAGAAGCGGAACAGAAGCTGAAGGACGGCACCCTGGCAAAACTCCGGGCCGCTAAGATGGCGAAATTCCGCAGCAGATAG
- a CDS encoding transposase: protein MSRTNYSKQFKLMVAKEALLPENKNLEHVIADKYGIMPWTVIRWRNHLAEVGEDKAFRKGFTKSDKRTDREKELEKENAELREEVEILKKAAAFLANVKRD from the coding sequence ATGTCAAGAACAAATTACAGCAAACAGTTCAAATTGATGGTGGCAAAAGAAGCATTGCTGCCTGAAAACAAGAATCTGGAACATGTCATAGCCGACAAGTACGGAATCATGCCGTGGACTGTCATACGATGGCGTAATCATCTTGCTGAAGTTGGTGAAGATAAAGCCTTTCGAAAAGGGTTTACCAAATCAGATAAGAGGACCGATCGGGAAAAAGAGCTTGAAAAAGAGAACGCAGAGCTTCGTGAGGAGGTCGAAATACTAAAAAAAGCAGCGGCCTTCCTTGCAAATGTAAAGCGCGATTGA
- a CDS encoding FAD-binding oxidoreductase, which produces MDHILEIDEKNMVAVLESGVTLMQLLEELEKSDGLSFPVHPGDEGAQMGGMAATNAGGARAVRHGVMRKHILGIEIVLPNGEILQLGGKLIKDNAGYNLCQLILGSEGTLAIITKVILKIYPKDPYSCTLVAPFERFQDACDAVTDILKSGTTPLAVEYMDKRLFTGTAEMLGMKWQAKDGNADLLIILSEQTEDRLFDAVKVINEICEKHACYPCLIAEKKTEQDTLLLIRSEHYNYIVDDICDSYDYAVPVSCIPAFIADLKLQLPPAELELMRGIKNVFDPNGLLNPGTVL; this is translated from the coding sequence ATGGACCACATTCTGGAGATCGACGAGAAGAACATGGTAGCCGTGCTGGAAAGTGGCGTCACATTGATGCAGTTACTGGAAGAACTTGAAAAATCCGATGGCCTCAGTTTCCCTGTCCACCCCGGCGACGAAGGCGCCCAAATGGGTGGTATGGCAGCCACTAATGCCGGCGGGGCCAGGGCGGTCCGCCATGGGGTGATGCGCAAGCACATCCTGGGAATCGAGATCGTTCTTCCAAACGGTGAGATCCTGCAACTGGGAGGCAAGCTGATCAAGGACAACGCAGGGTATAACCTATGTCAGTTGATCCTGGGCAGCGAAGGAACGCTGGCCATCATCACCAAAGTCATCCTGAAGATCTATCCGAAGGACCCGTATTCCTGTACACTGGTAGCCCCCTTCGAGAGGTTTCAGGATGCCTGCGATGCCGTCACGGATATCCTGAAGAGCGGAACGACTCCGCTTGCCGTAGAATATATGGACAAGCGACTGTTCACTGGAACGGCAGAAATGCTGGGGATGAAGTGGCAGGCCAAGGATGGTAACGCGGACTTGCTGATCATCCTGTCAGAACAGACAGAAGACCGGCTCTTTGACGCCGTCAAGGTGATCAACGAGATCTGCGAAAAGCACGCCTGTTACCCCTGCCTGATCGCAGAAAAGAAAACAGAGCAGGATACCCTGCTCCTGATTCGAAGTGAGCATTACAATTATATCGTAGACGATATCTGCGACAGTTACGACTATGCGGTACCAGTCTCCTGTATCCCCGCATTCATCGCTGATCTGAAACTACAGCTGCCACCAGCAGAACTGGAATTGATGCGCGGCATCAAGAATGTGTTCGATCCCAATGGACTGCTTAATCCCGGAACTGTCCTGTGA
- a CDS encoding Sapep family Mn(2+)-dependent dipeptidase, producing the protein MDLTYWIEQNKGHALDALKELVRIQSDAGDPVHTSSGEIYPFGQGVQDAFAYMLSKGEEYGFSVQNVDGYGGHIQWTAGPAAETVGILGHLDVVPAQDGWSFDPYGGEETGGDGPEGAFLQGRGTTDDKGPLLAAFYAMKALKDAGYEPRRRIRLILGLDEETGMTGMRHYLEQEGPPDIGFTPDGDFPVDSGEMGMIVCELARKLSRGPTKGLALTRLSGGNSPTMVPDRARAVVKADKAAYEVIRQKAADFGQETGHKIRCRGVGKSLELLADGKGCHGATPWAGLNAISVMFDFLGRLNFVNEDLNDFIQFYNRHIGYALDGSGMGCMIEDDLSGKTIWNTGMVSYDGDSITLNVNIRVPVSSSVEAIYAGMTPVLDEYDLGIVKLREIPPHYYPDDHPLVKTLLEVYRDMTGDEEARPLVIGGETYAKCCRNVVAFGGLFPGDPDVMHQKDEKIQVRRFYQLIEIYAEAIQRLDQMAIPADIDANLEAATVATCEEEENE; encoded by the coding sequence ATGGACCTGACATACTGGATCGAACAGAATAAGGGCCATGCACTGGACGCACTGAAAGAACTCGTCAGAATCCAAAGTGATGCGGGGGATCCTGTACATACCTCGTCCGGAGAGATTTATCCATTCGGACAGGGCGTGCAGGATGCTTTTGCGTACATGCTTTCTAAGGGGGAGGAGTACGGGTTCAGTGTGCAGAACGTGGATGGCTATGGCGGTCACATCCAGTGGACCGCAGGACCTGCGGCGGAGACCGTGGGGATTCTGGGGCACCTGGACGTGGTACCGGCACAGGACGGCTGGAGCTTTGATCCCTACGGGGGAGAAGAGACGGGAGGCGATGGGCCTGAGGGGGCCTTCCTGCAGGGGAGAGGGACCACAGATGACAAGGGGCCTCTGCTGGCAGCGTTTTATGCCATGAAGGCACTGAAGGATGCAGGGTATGAACCTCGCCGGAGGATTCGCCTGATCCTGGGATTGGACGAAGAGACCGGCATGACCGGCATGCGCCACTACCTGGAGCAGGAAGGTCCGCCGGACATTGGGTTTACACCAGATGGCGATTTCCCGGTAGACAGCGGAGAGATGGGCATGATCGTCTGCGAACTGGCGCGAAAGCTTTCCCGGGGACCCACCAAGGGGCTGGCACTGACCAGGTTGTCCGGCGGAAATTCCCCCACCATGGTCCCTGACCGTGCCCGGGCAGTGGTGAAGGCCGACAAGGCCGCCTACGAGGTGATCCGCCAGAAGGCGGCTGACTTCGGACAGGAGACGGGCCACAAGATCCGTTGCAGAGGCGTGGGCAAGTCCCTGGAGCTGCTGGCGGATGGCAAGGGCTGCCACGGAGCGACGCCCTGGGCGGGGCTGAACGCAATCTCAGTGATGTTTGATTTCCTGGGCCGCCTGAACTTTGTGAACGAGGACCTGAACGATTTCATCCAGTTCTACAACCGTCATATCGGCTACGCGCTGGATGGGAGCGGCATGGGTTGTATGATCGAGGATGACCTGTCAGGAAAGACCATCTGGAATACCGGGATGGTGAGCTACGATGGGGACTCCATCACCCTGAACGTGAACATCCGCGTCCCGGTGAGTTCCTCGGTGGAGGCGATCTACGCGGGCATGACCCCGGTGCTGGATGAGTACGATCTGGGGATCGTCAAGCTCCGGGAGATCCCCCCGCATTATTATCCCGATGATCATCCTCTGGTGAAAACGCTGCTGGAGGTTTACCGGGATATGACAGGAGACGAGGAGGCCCGGCCGCTGGTAATCGGCGGCGAGACCTATGCCAAGTGCTGCCGGAACGTGGTGGCGTTTGGGGGTCTGTTCCCAGGCGATCCGGACGTGATGCACCAGAAGGATGAGAAGATCCAGGTCCGGCGGTTTTACCAGTTGATAGAGATCTATGCGGAGGCCATCCAGAGGCTGGACCAGATGGCGATTCCGGCAGATATAGATGCGAATTTAGAGGCGGCTACTGTGGCCACTTGTGAGGAGGAAGAGAATGAATAA
- a CDS encoding ECF transporter S component has protein sequence MNNDSKQTRVKMTTLAMLTAISCVLVFLTLPYPLFPAFKYDLADIPILIATFSFGPLAGIIVTALASFVQAFILGQDNWIGFVMHMFATGSFVIVAGNIYRLNKTKKGAVIALAAGTVTMAVVMCIANYIMDPLFYGMQKEAVAAMILPAILPFNLSKAGINSIITFFIYKRISKLIHKAQGTPGSH, from the coding sequence ATGAATAACGATTCCAAACAGACCAGAGTGAAGATGACCACTCTGGCCATGCTGACAGCTATTTCCTGTGTACTGGTGTTTCTCACCTTGCCGTACCCGCTGTTCCCGGCTTTCAAGTACGATCTGGCGGACATTCCGATCCTGATCGCTACATTCAGCTTTGGGCCTCTGGCGGGTATCATCGTGACCGCGCTTGCATCCTTTGTTCAGGCGTTCATCCTGGGACAGGATAACTGGATAGGTTTCGTCATGCACATGTTCGCCACCGGCTCCTTTGTGATCGTGGCGGGGAACATCTATCGCCTCAACAAGACCAAGAAAGGCGCCGTTATCGCTCTGGCGGCAGGAACCGTGACCATGGCGGTGGTCATGTGTATCGCCAACTACATCATGGATCCGTTGTTCTACGGCATGCAGAAGGAAGCCGTAGCAGCCATGATCCTGCCTGCGATCCTGCCCTTCAACCTGAGCAAGGCAGGCATCAACTCCATCATCACCTTCTTCATCTACAAGCGCATTTCCAAGTTGATCCACAAGGCGCAGGGTACGCCAGGGAGCCACTAG
- the istB gene encoding IS21-like element helper ATPase IstB, whose product MASYAKLVNGLEELNLPKIQENLGTYTEMVNQGDMSFTQALEELVSIECSYKKERLNHANIHKANFPFLKTLDDFDFTFQPGLNKAEIQEFANLGFVERMENIVFVGSSGVGKTHLATSVGIECAKARYSTYFITFENLILQLKKALNENRLEQRLKFYAGYRVLIIDELGYMPIDNDASNLFFQLIARRYERNSTIVTTNMAFSKWTEVFGSATLANAVLDRLLHHSSVISIKGPSYRLKDKRAFLDSQPEKS is encoded by the coding sequence ATGGCAAGCTACGCAAAACTGGTTAACGGGCTCGAAGAATTGAATCTACCCAAAATTCAGGAGAACCTGGGAACATATACTGAAATGGTGAATCAGGGAGATATGAGTTTCACTCAGGCGCTTGAAGAACTCGTCTCCATAGAGTGCAGTTACAAGAAAGAGAGGCTCAACCACGCAAATATACACAAGGCGAACTTCCCATTCCTCAAAACTCTGGACGACTTCGACTTCACTTTCCAGCCGGGACTGAATAAGGCCGAGATACAGGAGTTTGCCAATCTGGGGTTTGTGGAGCGGATGGAGAACATCGTGTTTGTGGGCTCTAGCGGAGTTGGTAAGACACACCTTGCTACATCAGTAGGCATCGAATGTGCAAAGGCGCGATATTCAACGTACTTCATCACATTCGAGAATCTGATCCTGCAGCTCAAGAAAGCGCTAAATGAAAACCGGCTCGAACAACGCTTGAAGTTCTATGCCGGTTACAGGGTGCTCATCATAGACGAACTTGGATATATGCCGATCGATAATGATGCGTCCAACCTTTTCTTCCAGCTCATTGCGAGAAGATACGAAAGGAACAGCACGATCGTCACCACAAATATGGCATTCTCAAAGTGGACTGAGGTATTTGGATCAGCAACACTGGCCAACGCGGTGCTCGACAGGCTGCTTCACCACTCATCCGTTATATCCATCAAAGGGCCGTCTTACAGGCTGAAGGACAAGCGCGCATTCCTTGATAGCCAGCCTGAAAAAAGCTGA
- a CDS encoding IS3 family transposase produces MREHKHEHSIARMARVLKVSESGYYKWRRRVDGPLTEKEKEDLKITKEIYDIYRASRGSYGSRKVTVILNKGRKKRVNHKRVERIMQECALFSRTCRRFVCTTDSDHDEPIADNLIDRDFSVDAPDKKMVSDTTVIATEQGDLYVAGILDLYGRLPVGLAMSVHNDRFLVMDALKDMLLRGCGSPGCIIHSDRGSTYCSKEYRRMLSRQGFICSMSRKGDCWDNAPMESFWGKMKSEWLKKKYRTINEAKGDIYEYVWHFYPRKRPHESINYSTPYDYYHRGEII; encoded by the coding sequence ATGCGTGAGCATAAACACGAGCACAGCATTGCGAGGATGGCCAGAGTACTAAAGGTGTCAGAGAGCGGATACTACAAATGGCGCAGACGAGTCGATGGGCCACTTACGGAGAAAGAGAAAGAAGACCTTAAGATCACAAAAGAGATATACGACATATACAGAGCTTCCAGAGGATCATACGGATCAAGAAAAGTAACCGTTATCCTGAATAAAGGTCGCAAAAAACGTGTCAACCATAAACGTGTCGAGAGGATCATGCAGGAGTGCGCTCTCTTTTCCAGGACATGCAGAAGGTTTGTCTGCACGACGGATTCAGACCATGACGAGCCAATCGCCGACAATCTTATCGACAGAGACTTCAGCGTTGATGCCCCGGATAAAAAGATGGTAAGTGATACAACAGTCATTGCTACGGAGCAGGGAGATCTGTATGTGGCCGGAATACTGGATCTGTATGGAAGGCTTCCCGTAGGGTTGGCAATGAGCGTGCATAACGATAGATTTCTGGTAATGGATGCATTAAAAGATATGCTTCTCAGAGGCTGTGGAAGTCCGGGATGCATCATACATTCGGACAGGGGTTCGACCTACTGTTCGAAGGAATACAGGAGAATGCTGAGCAGGCAGGGATTCATATGCAGCATGAGCCGTAAGGGAGATTGCTGGGACAATGCACCAATGGAAAGTTTCTGGGGTAAAATGAAGTCAGAATGGCTAAAGAAAAAATACAGAACAATCAACGAGGCAAAAGGTGATATATATGAATACGTGTGGCACTTTTATCCTCGTAAAAGGCCACACGAATCCATCAATTACTCAACCCCGTATGATTATTATCATAGGGGAGAAATCATATAG
- a CDS encoding NADH peroxidase — MMKWVCSVCGYVHEGDQPPERCPVCKVPADKFVKQEGGIEWADQHVVGVAQGVDPEIIADLRSNFEGECSEVGMYLAMSRVAHREGYPEIGLYWEKAAWEEAEHAAKFAELLGEVLTDSTKKNLEMRVDAEAGACMGKKALATKAKEQGLDAIHDTVHEMAKDEARHGAAFKGLLDRYFG, encoded by the coding sequence ATTATGAAATGGGTATGTTCCGTTTGTGGTTATGTTCATGAAGGAGACCAGCCCCCAGAGAGATGTCCTGTATGTAAGGTTCCTGCCGACAAGTTCGTCAAGCAGGAGGGCGGCATCGAATGGGCTGACCAGCACGTTGTCGGCGTAGCACAGGGTGTGGATCCGGAGATCATCGCTGACCTTCGTTCCAACTTTGAGGGAGAGTGCTCTGAAGTAGGTATGTATCTGGCCATGTCCAGAGTTGCCCACAGAGAAGGCTATCCTGAGATCGGCCTGTATTGGGAGAAGGCTGCCTGGGAAGAGGCTGAGCACGCTGCCAAGTTCGCTGAGCTGCTGGGTGAGGTTCTGACCGACTCCACCAAGAAGAACCTGGAGATGAGAGTCGACGCCGAAGCCGGCGCCTGCATGGGCAAGAAGGCCCTGGCCACCAAGGCCAAGGAGCAGGGTCTGGATGCCATCCATGACACCGTTCACGAGATGGCAAAGGACGAGGCCAGACACGGCGCTGCCTTCAAGGGTCTGCTGGATAGATACTTCGGTTAA
- the istA gene encoding IS21 family transposase, whose product MDNRLLTQLEILKLSGEKPNFSKLGREYGIDRRTVKRYYDGYAGKPATRDKPSKLDPYEAVIRQKMAIRGATIKAVYEFLYCKYGESIGTYSNFRKYVVSRGITPKKKVRGHPRYETAPGLQAQVDWKEDLQITNCLGEVFTIQVFDYKLGYSRYCRFVYKRTRTQQEVFDSLIQCFMATGGVPREILFDNMRTIVDITEDGRRINAKAKQFAKDFGFKIKLAKPRHSYTKGKVETINKFMEWLRVYEGEFETEDDLTRIMLSINDRVNTEVCQATNMPPYLLFQKEKDMLQPLPSPYVIDSYREYDRRTKVQKDSLIVFRKSRYSVPPEYIGKTVHLKAFGDDLKIYFENRCIAQHKISDKRINYDRTHYLELLRPLVRSDDLESFAEQNLRQFDSFL is encoded by the coding sequence ATGGATAACAGACTGCTGACTCAACTGGAGATATTGAAATTGAGCGGAGAGAAACCGAATTTCTCAAAGCTCGGAAGAGAATATGGGATCGATCGCAGGACGGTAAAAAGGTATTATGACGGCTATGCCGGGAAACCTGCGACAAGAGATAAGCCAAGCAAACTTGATCCGTACGAAGCTGTCATTCGCCAGAAGATGGCGATACGCGGAGCAACAATAAAAGCAGTGTATGAGTTTCTGTATTGCAAGTATGGTGAATCGATAGGCACATATTCAAACTTCCGTAAATATGTGGTAAGCCGCGGGATAACACCCAAGAAGAAAGTACGCGGTCATCCACGCTATGAAACAGCCCCCGGCCTACAGGCACAGGTGGACTGGAAAGAAGATCTTCAAATAACAAATTGCCTGGGTGAAGTATTCACAATACAGGTATTTGACTACAAGCTCGGCTATTCTAGATACTGCCGTTTCGTTTACAAGAGAACAAGAACTCAACAGGAAGTGTTCGACAGCCTCATACAATGCTTCATGGCAACAGGCGGGGTTCCGAGGGAGATCTTATTCGACAATATGAGAACGATCGTCGACATCACTGAAGACGGACGAAGGATCAACGCTAAAGCGAAGCAGTTTGCGAAAGACTTTGGATTCAAGATCAAACTTGCAAAGCCGAGGCACAGCTATACCAAGGGAAAGGTCGAGACCATAAACAAGTTCATGGAATGGCTTCGGGTCTACGAAGGTGAATTTGAGACCGAAGATGACCTGACCCGGATAATGCTTAGCATAAATGATCGGGTAAATACCGAAGTGTGTCAGGCAACGAATATGCCGCCATATCTCCTGTTCCAGAAGGAAAAGGACATGCTGCAGCCGCTGCCATCGCCATATGTGATCGACTCATACCGAGAGTACGACAGAAGAACCAAGGTGCAGAAGGATTCGCTCATCGTATTCAGGAAGAGCAGATATTCCGTGCCGCCTGAATACATTGGCAAGACTGTGCATCTCAAAGCTTTCGGTGATGATCTGAAGATCTATTTCGAGAACAGATGCATCGCACAGCACAAAATCTCAGACAAGCGGATCAACTATGACCGGACACATTATCTGGAGCTTTTGCGGCCTTTGGTCAGGAGCGACGATCTGGAATCATTTGCCGAACAGAATCTGAGGCAGTTTGACAGTTTCCTGTAG
- the rimI gene encoding ribosomal protein S18-alanine N-acetyltransferase, whose translation MAGELIIRKANIGDLEGLVTIEKACFDTPWSRESLAHDLDSNPLAMLLCAEIDGKIAGYIDVWIIQEEGHINNVAVLPEFHRMHIATILIHTMIRVTEAKGVLSHTLEVARGNQAAISLYEKFGFQKTGERPHYYENGEDALIMWRLGDPSVHEEES comes from the coding sequence ATGGCAGGAGAACTGATCATCAGAAAAGCGAATATCGGGGATCTGGAGGGGCTGGTCACAATCGAGAAGGCCTGTTTCGACACTCCCTGGAGCAGAGAGTCGTTGGCCCATGATCTGGATTCGAACCCTCTGGCGATGCTGCTTTGTGCGGAGATCGATGGAAAGATCGCCGGCTATATCGACGTGTGGATCATCCAGGAGGAAGGGCATATCAACAATGTGGCCGTGCTGCCGGAGTTCCACCGCATGCATATCGCCACGATCCTGATCCATACCATGATTCGTGTTACAGAAGCCAAAGGTGTCCTGAGCCACACGTTGGAAGTGGCTCGCGGCAACCAGGCAGCCATCAGTCTCTACGAGAAGTTCGGCTTCCAGAAGACCGGCGAGCGACCGCATTATTACGAGAACGGGGAGGACGCGCTGATCATGTGGCGCTTGGGTGACCCCAGCGTGCACGAGGAGGAGTCATAA
- a CDS encoding NifU family protein, with protein sequence MEERINAALEDVKQILARDGGSIELVEVTEDNIAKVRLMGHCAGCPGARMTLKGIVEQILGQAVPEIKGVEAVD encoded by the coding sequence ATGGAAGAGAGAATCAACGCAGCATTAGAAGATGTCAAGCAGATCCTGGCAAGGGACGGCGGCAGCATTGAGCTGGTCGAGGTCACCGAGGACAATATCGCCAAGGTAAGACTGATGGGACACTGCGCAGGATGCCCGGGGGCCAGAATGACTCTGAAGGGAATCGTGGAGCAGATCCTGGGACAGGCTGTTCCTGAGATCAAGGGTGTAGAAGCAGTCGACTGA
- the tsaE gene encoding tRNA (adenosine(37)-N6)-threonylcarbamoyltransferase complex ATPase subunit type 1 TsaE gives MRRVMIRDESEAVNFGRSLAQSLQPGDILALIGDLGTGKTTLTRAIASGLGITEPVTSPTFTLVKEYRTGRLPLFHFDVYRLSDGQELMETGADEYFDAGGICVIEWADRIAEILPDETKCIFIDYGEAEGERIYQCTF, from the coding sequence ATGCGTAGGGTGATGATTCGCGATGAGTCAGAGGCGGTGAACTTTGGCCGATCTCTTGCACAAAGCCTTCAGCCCGGCGATATTCTGGCGCTGATCGGGGACCTGGGAACCGGGAAGACGACCCTGACCCGGGCCATCGCCAGCGGTCTGGGCATTACAGAGCCGGTGACCAGCCCTACCTTCACCCTGGTGAAGGAATACCGCACGGGGCGGCTGCCGCTGTTTCATTTTGATGTGTACCGGCTGTCGGACGGGCAGGAACTGATGGAGACCGGTGCGGACGAGTATTTCGATGCTGGGGGCATCTGTGTTATCGAATGGGCTGACCGGATCGCGGAGATCCTGCCAGACGAGACCAAGTGCATCTTCATCGACTACGGAGAGGCAGAAGGAGAACGGATATACCAATGTACATTTTAG
- a CDS encoding YjiH family protein yields MSEKKVFPPGADPGTDDEQITEVELEPVEQKNIVKFAIASLAGLFLFLIPIPRGTSFTIPIGILINWVSDLLELENVNLASVAVLLFITVSTVLTIINKLFHPAFLSRNEKVEKIFSPAPLYFVSRILGLIIVYMAFFKVGPKMIWSGATGGSMLGVSATLISVILCIAFLMPLLTDFGIMEFVGVFMRKVVRPLFTVPGRSAIDLVTSWLGTSNAAAILTTGQYEAGFYSAREAATISCNFSFVSIPFCYVIATLLGVEDKFTVFYLISLIGGVVLAMIIPRIPPLRFLPDSYDEISGKRIRENVPVGVSKTKWALNMAGHRAETANGKTVFNSGLHIYATMFLDLIPVVMSWGTIILILVEYTPIFNWISIPFGWEMQLCGIEGAMDVAPACLVGFADQYIPPLMLADYAIERTRFIVGCMSLLQIIYMTEVGLIVIKSRVPVNVGHLFLVFLERTVIAIPLVTLLTNLFVTF; encoded by the coding sequence ATGAGTGAAAAGAAAGTGTTCCCTCCCGGGGCAGATCCCGGGACCGACGACGAGCAGATCACCGAGGTGGAGCTCGAACCAGTGGAACAGAAGAATATCGTCAAGTTTGCGATCGCCTCGCTGGCAGGACTCTTTCTGTTCCTGATCCCGATTCCTCGGGGAACCAGTTTCACGATTCCGATCGGGATCCTGATCAACTGGGTGTCCGACCTGTTGGAGCTGGAGAATGTCAATCTGGCAAGTGTTGCCGTGCTGCTGTTCATCACCGTTTCCACCGTGCTGACCATCATCAACAAGTTATTCCACCCGGCCTTTCTCTCCAGGAATGAGAAGGTGGAGAAGATCTTCTCCCCTGCCCCGCTTTACTTTGTCAGCCGCATCCTGGGGTTGATCATCGTTTACATGGCGTTTTTCAAGGTCGGCCCCAAGATGATCTGGTCCGGCGCGACCGGCGGTTCCATGTTGGGCGTCTCCGCGACACTGATCTCCGTGATCCTGTGCATCGCGTTCCTGATGCCCCTCCTCACAGACTTCGGCATCATGGAGTTTGTGGGCGTGTTCATGCGCAAAGTCGTACGCCCGCTGTTCACCGTACCCGGCCGCAGTGCCATCGACCTGGTCACCTCCTGGCTCGGCACCTCCAACGCAGCCGCTATCCTGACCACCGGCCAGTACGAGGCAGGATTCTACAGCGCCAGAGAAGCCGCTACGATCTCCTGCAACTTTTCCTTTGTGTCCATCCCCTTCTGCTATGTCATCGCAACACTGCTGGGGGTGGAGGACAAGTTCACCGTGTTCTATCTGATCAGTCTGATCGGCGGTGTGGTCCTGGCCATGATCATACCCAGGATCCCTCCACTGCGTTTCCTGCCGGACAGTTATGATGAGATCTCCGGCAAACGGATCCGCGAAAACGTTCCGGTTGGCGTCTCCAAGACAAAATGGGCACTGAACATGGCCGGTCACAGGGCAGAAACCGCAAACGGCAAGACAGTCTTCAACTCTGGCCTGCACATCTACGCGACCATGTTCCTGGACCTGATCCCGGTCGTCATGAGCTGGGGAACCATCATCCTGATCCTGGTCGAATACACTCCGATCTTCAACTGGATCTCCATCCCCTTTGGTTGGGAGATGCAGCTCTGTGGGATCGAGGGGGCCATGGATGTGGCGCCCGCCTGTCTGGTAGGTTTTGCGGATCAGTACATCCCGCCGCTGATGCTGGCCGACTACGCCATCGAGCGGACCAGGTTTATCGTCGGCTGTATGTCGCTGCTGCAGATCATCTATATGACCGAGGTCGGTCTCATCGTAATCAAGTCCAGAGTCCCCGTCAACGTGGGGCATCTGTTCCTGGTCTTCCTTGAGAGAACGGTCATCGCGATCCCCCTGGTGACGCTCCTGACCAACCTGTTTGTGACGTTCTAA